In Vigna radiata var. radiata cultivar VC1973A chromosome 3, Vradiata_ver6, whole genome shotgun sequence, the following proteins share a genomic window:
- the LOC106756709 gene encoding LOW QUALITY PROTEIN: ras-related protein RABC2a (The sequence of the model RefSeq protein was modified relative to this genomic sequence to represent the inferred CDS: deleted 1 base in 1 codon): MSSSSGQSSGFDLSFKILLIGDSGVGKSSLLVSFISSSVEDLTPTIGVDFKIKTLTVGGKRLKLTIWDTAGQERFRTLTSSYYRKAQGIILVYDVTRRETFTNLSEVWSKEVELYSTNQDCVKMLVGNKVDRDTERTVSREEGLALAKELGCLLVECSAKTRENVEQCFEELALKIMEAPSLLEEDQQQLKGVF, encoded by the exons ATGAGTTCATCCTCCGGTCAGAGCAGTGGCTTTGATCTCTCTTTCAAGATCTTGTTGATCGGAGATTCTGGGGTGGGAAAAAGTAGCCTACTTGTCAGCTTCATTTCAAGTTCTGTTGAAGATCTTACCCCCACCATTG GTGTTGATTTTAAGATCAAAACGCTCACAGTAGGTGGAAAGAGACTGAAATTAACGATTTGGGATACTG CTGGGCAGGAAAGGTTCAGGACTCTAACCAGTTCTTACTATAGAAAAGCACAAGGAATCATTCTCG TTTATGATGTGACAAGGAGAGAAACCTTTACAAACCTATCAGAAGTGTGGTCTAAGGAAGTGGAACTCTACTCAACTAATCAGGATTGCGTGAAGATGCTAGTTGGAAACAAAGTTGATAGA GATACTGAAAGGACTGTGAGCAGAGAAGAGGGTTTAGCCCTTGCCAAAGAATTGGGGTGTTTGCTTGTTGAATGTAGTGCAAAAACTAGGGAAAATGTGGAGCAGTGCTTTGAGGAACTTGCTCTAAAG ATAATGGAAGCTCCCAGTCTTTTGGAAGAA GATCAACAGCAGTTAAAAGGAGTGTTTTAA